The nucleotide window TCATCCCTGTAGAACGCCACCACATAAGACTTATCGGGGCTGAAGTACACATCTTTCATTCCGCCGCGCATAGGTTCTCCATTATCAATATACTGATATGATTTACCGGGATGTATGACAGAATGGACCGTTTTTGTGTTCATGTTCGTTGTACGTTACCTAATGAATATGCAGTTAGCTGACGATCATCAAAGTTCTGTCGTCGTGGTTGCCCGGGCTCCAGAAGTCGAGCCAGGCAGACAGGCGTCTGGCGGCTTCAGGACTGGCGATACCTGTTGGTACCACTGTGTTGTCCGGATTTTTTCCGCCCAGGTCGGCCAGGAACTCTTTCCAGGTGTCGATTTTCTCCAGGTTGGCTTCCACCACGAATTTAGGATCGTAGATACCGTCTGTCATCAGCATCAGGTAAGAGAAGTCCTGCACCAGTTTAAAACCAAAGCGCGTGGGGAATTTATCGCTTGTAAAGATTTCCGGCATAGTAATGAACCGGGTACCGCCGCCAAATTCTCCTACGTCGAGCCAGTTCATCAGCGTGATCTCTGAACAGTCCCTGTTGAGCAGCCCGATAGGGCAGTCTCCTACTCCAAAGCTCATAATGACATAGCCAAAAGCATATTTCTTCAGCAGCACAAATATAAGGGTGGAATGAAGATCTTTTATCGAAACCTGTTGATTGGCAGCAAATTCTTCCAGTTTTTTATGGACGGTAAAAGCGGCTTTGCCCAGGTTGTCGTATACAAAACGGGTAATTTTTTTCTGTGTGTCGGTGCCGGTACCCGCCACATGTTGCTGCAGCAGGGCATCAAAATCACCGGAGGGGACGGTATTAAAATACTGTTCAAAGTATTGCACAATACCGGTACAGGCCAGGCGGGCCCCTTCTCTCGACAGTTTAGCACTGCCGGCTCCGTCGGACACTGCCAGCACACTCCAGCCTGAAGACTCAAAATGCCGGAAGGCGTAGTCATCATCCCGGAAAGAACCCACATTAGCGTGGCTGCGGCCCCGTTTGGAGGCCACTGTCACAAAACGATCGCCCAGCAGGGCTGATTCGGCCACACTGTCCGGCTTCCAGAAAGGTGCTGCCTGATCGCTTGGAATATCCTTCCATAACGACTTAGGATCGGGATTGATCACCAGCGGGATCTGCTTTTCATTGGGTGCAGTGCCCTCTCCTGCTGTCGCCAGGCGGAACTTCAGTTTCAGGCGGATATCACCGCTTTTAACAGGCGTACCCTGAATATCACCGGTCTGAGGATTGTATTGCAGACCGTATTCCTCCAGCCCTTCCATGGCCGACCAGGAGATATCTGTCCAGTTGAGCTGCCGGAAGTCCAGCCGGGCCTGATAAGGCTTGCCGGCCGTGGCATTCGGGATGACCACCTGTTGCTGCTGTATATCCACCAGCCTGGATTTATATTGCCATGTGTCCATGAGTTTTTGCTGATTTTCCAGTATCTGTTGAGCCAGACGCTGGTTCTGTTCATCATTCACAAATGTCTCGAACATTTGTTCCTTGCTGCCGGCGATGGTAATATTTTTGGCAGCAAACAATTCGCGGATATATTTTTTCCCCATTTATGATCGCTTTTAGCCCTGGGCGCGGTTCACATCGAAACCTCCTTCACCGATGCCATAGGTACCTTTGTTGCCACACCAGGGACAGGTGCTGATATGCTCTTCCCCGATACAGTGGATCTGGCCGCAAACACACATGGCAAAAGCTACCTGGTTGCCGCAGCAGGGACAGGTGGGGCTGCCGATCAGCTCATCGCTGTTGATCCGGGAAGGACCGGCTGTTTCATCAGACAGCTCCTTATAGGAATTGTCTACCTGGAAAGCGCCTACCAGCCGGTACGACAGCCTGTTGAAGTCCATGCCATAAATTTTCGCTTCCTCTTCCGAACGCCGGTATTTCATGAGGTAATGACGGTTCATGTTCTGGCATTTACCCACCAGCACCGCATAATTGCTATCGGTATACTGTTGTGGTGGTATCGGTTTGGAAAGGTCTATTTTACTAAGGGTATCGTTGTCGTATATTTTAGACAGCTCGAAGCCGGAGCTGTTTTTCTCCACGCTTTCACTGCTGGTTTTAATAGAATCCGTTACCCATTTGAAGAACTGTTTGTAAGCGGCAGCATTATTATTTTTGAAATGAAGAATATTTTCTGTCAGCTCCTTCAGCACATGAATATCTGCTTCGTTACCGAAGGAAATGGCCACCATATTGGCGGTCCGCTGCCACTGCTGCTTCCATTCTGCGATGGCGGGTTGGGTATCATCCGTAGGCACACCGTCGGAGAAGAGGAATACGATGGGCTTCCAGTCTCCTTTCTGTTCGTAGGTAGTTTTCACCTGGTTCTTTCTCAGTTCATACATCAGGTGTCCCAACCCTTTGCTCAGGGAAGTGCCGCCACCAATCGGGAAGCGGGGTGGGTAAAAATTAATGATCTCCTGCAGCGGCACCAGGGTTTTGGCCTGTCCTGCGAAGACGATGATGGAAACCCAGACGGTTTCAATAGCGTAGGGGTCTGCTTTCAGGGCCTGAATGATCTGCGACAGACCTTCTTCGACCTGCTGTATGGGCTCTCCTACCATGGATTCGGAGACATCTATCAGAAAATAAATGGGCAGTCTTCTCATTATCGGAAGTTTACGGAGGTGACATATACCGTACCAGGCCCTGTGATTTTGAGCATGGTAAGACCTTCCCCTCCCAGCATATTGCTACCGGAGAAGTGGGAAGACATTCTGTTCTGCATATCGGCATTCATACAGATAAAACTTTTTTCATCCACAAAAACAGTTTGTCCGGCTACCAGGTCCAGCGTTACAACGGTACCTATCACATCGAGGAAAACGGTGCAGTAACCGGTTATTTTCTGCATGATCAAACCGGTCCCACCGATCAGAGAGGTGAGGTTCATTTTCACGTCTATGTCTATCTTATCTGAAGAAGCCACATAGTAGCCGGCTTTACAGATAATACCGCCGGGCAGGTTTTTGAGGTTGACCGGCAGCATGCCTACCCTGCCGGCCACCATGAGTTTTTTCGGATTAACGTTGGTGTTGCAAAGCTCTACCTGAAAGATACTTTCACCGGTCAGTTTTCTTTTGAGCATACCGGCCACACCTTTGTCAAAAACATTGATGGAGGAATTGATACCTTCCTCATAATAGATCAGGGCTCCTTTCTCACAATAGAATTTTTCGTTGTGAAACAGTTCTACCTGCAGGCTTTTAAAATCGTGCCCTATAAGTTTTACGTTCATGTTCCAATCAGATAACTAAATTCACTTCCTGGGGCGGTGGCGGCAGGGTAACCTGTTCCGTTGTGCCCATACTTTTATTTCCTTGTTCGATGGTGTCTGACACCCATTTAAAGAACTGGCGCAGCGTGGCGCTGTCGGCGGTGTCCAGATGAACGACCGTCTCCGTCAATTCCTTGAGCATATCGTTGTCGGCGGCCTTGCCTGCGGCGCATCCTACGATAGCGCCGAAATTGAGGCCTTTTATTTTAGGGATCATTTCCCGGTACAGCTGCTGATCAGATGGTTTTCCATCTGTAAAAATGAACAGCAGCGGACGCCAGTCTCCTTTCTGGGTGGGCGTTCCGCGTTGTACATCTTTTACAACCCTGTGGTAGAGAAAATCGAGTCCTGCGCCGGTATGTGTGGGACCGCTCTGAGGACAGGTTATTTCCGGCAGCTGAAAACTGACCAGTTCAGTGAGGGGCATCAGCTCCTTCACTTCTCTGTCAAAGGTGATGATACTGAGCCACAGAGAGTCCAGTGCATGGGCATCCATACGCAGGTTGCTGACCATTCCGCTCAGGGCATTGTTTAATGCCTGTATGGGCTCTCCATACATGGAACCGGAGGTGTCCAGCAGAAAATATACCGGTAGTCGTCGCATGAACTGTGATATTTATGATGATTGATGATGGTGTGATGATCACGAAAGATGATAATGCTGTTTTTTCTGTGAGAAGAAAACAGGCAGCTGTTTATCACACTACAATATTCAGTTCTGAAGGCGGTGGCGGCAGTTCGTGCAGGCCGCTCACTTCTTTTCCGGAGTCTTCCACGCGGGTAGAACTGACGCCGATGGAAGCGGTCACCCAGGCGAAAAAGCGGGAGATGCTCTGACTATCAGCAGTATCGAGGCTCACCACATTTTCCGTGATTTGTTTCAGCACAGAGGTATCAGCACTGTGACCTGCGGCGCAGGCTACCGTATAAGCTGTTTTACGCTGACGGAAAGCAGTCAGACCGCTTTGCCAGTTATCAGTTGGCACACCATCTGTCATAATAAACACCAGTGGTTTCCAGTCGCCTTTCTGTTCTGTGGTGGTTTTGGCCACTTCTCTGTCCATACAGGAGCTGACCAGCTGCAAAGCCTCTCCCAGCACGGTGGTGCCGGTAGCGCGGATATCCACCATCTGGAAAGAAGCCAGATCTGTCAGCGGTACTACCTGTTTGGCAGTACTATCAAAAGTAATGATGCTGATGAACGCGGTTTCGATGGCCTGCGGGTTTTGTCGTAATGCACTGATCATTACCTGCACACCATTTTTTACAGCCTCGATGGGCTCTCCGCTCATAGAGCCGGAAGTGTCCAGCAGGAGGTAAACGGGTAGTCTTCTCATACAATATCGGTTAAATGAACATAAAAACGCATTGCGCACGGGTTAACGTGTCATCATCTTTTATGCTACAGTAAAATCAATAAATTCCTAAATCAATAAATCTCTAAATCAGGAATAGGTCAGCTTCTTCAGTTCATCGATGAAACTATCGGACTGGTGCGGATTACCAAGGGCTCTGAATTTCCAGGCACCATCTTTACGGTAAATTTCTGCAAAAGTCATAGAGCACATACCGTTATAGGTGCTGTCGCCGGAAAGGCTGAAGCGCGCGATTTCTTTACCATTGCGGTCTACCGCACGGATAAACGCATTTTCGATCATACCGAAATGCTGGTTGTTGGTACGTCCCTGATAGATGGTCACCATGAACAGTATTTTATCGTAACGCTGGTCCAGCTGGTCCAGTTTGATGATGATCTGTTCATCGTCGCCATCGCCTGCACCGGTCCTGTTGTCGCCTGTCAGCCA belongs to Chitinophaga sp. HK235 and includes:
- a CDS encoding PP2C family serine/threonine-protein phosphatase codes for the protein MGKKYIRELFAAKNITIAGSKEQMFETFVNDEQNQRLAQQILENQQKLMDTWQYKSRLVDIQQQQVVIPNATAGKPYQARLDFRQLNWTDISWSAMEGLEEYGLQYNPQTGDIQGTPVKSGDIRLKLKFRLATAGEGTAPNEKQIPLVINPDPKSLWKDIPSDQAAPFWKPDSVAESALLGDRFVTVASKRGRSHANVGSFRDDDYAFRHFESSGWSVLAVSDGAGSAKLSREGARLACTGIVQYFEQYFNTVPSGDFDALLQQHVAGTGTDTQKKITRFVYDNLGKAAFTVHKKLEEFAANQQVSIKDLHSTLIFVLLKKYAFGYVIMSFGVGDCPIGLLNRDCSEITLMNWLDVGEFGGGTRFITMPEIFTSDKFPTRFGFKLVQDFSYLMLMTDGIYDPKFVVEANLEKIDTWKEFLADLGGKNPDNTVVPTGIASPEAARRLSAWLDFWSPGNHDDRTLMIVS
- a CDS encoding TerY-C metal binding domain-containing protein — protein: MRRLPIYFLIDVSESMVGEPIQQVEEGLSQIIQALKADPYAIETVWVSIIVFAGQAKTLVPLQEIINFYPPRFPIGGGTSLSKGLGHLMYELRKNQVKTTYEQKGDWKPIVFLFSDGVPTDDTQPAIAEWKQQWQRTANMVAISFGNEADIHVLKELTENILHFKNNNAAAYKQFFKWVTDSIKTSSESVEKNSSGFELSKIYDNDTLSKIDLSKPIPPQQYTDSNYAVLVGKCQNMNRHYLMKYRRSEEEAKIYGMDFNRLSYRLVGAFQVDNSYKELSDETAGPSRINSDELIGSPTCPCCGNQVAFAMCVCGQIHCIGEEHISTCPWCGNKGTYGIGEGGFDVNRAQG
- a CDS encoding AIM24 family protein, with translation MNVKLIGHDFKSLQVELFHNEKFYCEKGALIYYEEGINSSINVFDKGVAGMLKRKLTGESIFQVELCNTNVNPKKLMVAGRVGMLPVNLKNLPGGIICKAGYYVASSDKIDIDVKMNLTSLIGGTGLIMQKITGYCTVFLDVIGTVVTLDLVAGQTVFVDEKSFICMNADMQNRMSSHFSGSNMLGGEGLTMLKITGPGTVYVTSVNFR
- a CDS encoding VWA domain-containing protein, which codes for MRRLPVYFLLDTSGSMYGEPIQALNNALSGMVSNLRMDAHALDSLWLSIITFDREVKELMPLTELVSFQLPEITCPQSGPTHTGAGLDFLYHRVVKDVQRGTPTQKGDWRPLLFIFTDGKPSDQQLYREMIPKIKGLNFGAIVGCAAGKAADNDMLKELTETVVHLDTADSATLRQFFKWVSDTIEQGNKSMGTTEQVTLPPPPQEVNLVI
- a CDS encoding VWA domain-containing protein, with the protein product MRRLPVYLLLDTSGSMSGEPIEAVKNGVQVMISALRQNPQAIETAFISIITFDSTAKQVVPLTDLASFQMVDIRATGTTVLGEALQLVSSCMDREVAKTTTEQKGDWKPLVFIMTDGVPTDNWQSGLTAFRQRKTAYTVACAAGHSADTSVLKQITENVVSLDTADSQSISRFFAWVTASIGVSSTRVEDSGKEVSGLHELPPPPSELNIVV
- a CDS encoding TerD family protein; the encoded protein is MAINLVKGQTIDLRKNDKGEEFDLSTVTVGLGWDVRQKKSEGGFFGKLFGGDKKEGEYDLDAVAMLLDSNGKVANLGRSVQTRDGRSMGLYESDVVFFNSMKHPSGHIWLTGDNRTGAGDGDDEQIIIKLDQLDQRYDKILFMVTIYQGRTNNQHFGMIENAFIRAVDRNGKEIARFSLSGDSTYNGMCSMTFAEIYRKDGAWKFRALGNPHQSDSFIDELKKLTYS